In one Rhopalosiphum padi isolate XX-2018 chromosome 3, ASM2088224v1, whole genome shotgun sequence genomic region, the following are encoded:
- the LOC132924826 gene encoding uncharacterized protein LOC132924826, whose translation MEFVNSEKSKPIILYEGYKFRFNKTLKHDIQRWLCSVKSCKCFLKLSPLNKIVDSNTNHNHNKNDEKVLNRQILSNSLKRKAIEDISCKPSKLIRLELKKGDISTLTTNDLSLIRHNVHRARSFVHPPLPKCIKELHAALESMNIKTNIGEPFLFINDKENRIIGFSTIQNIKVLCDVNKFYVDGTFKSCPKHFYQLFTIHGLKNDVYLPLVFFLLPDKCNTTYKCAFQHLICHSMSIGLTCSPTEVVIDFEQAIHSAVAEVFPNAKISGCRFHLGQSWWRKIQSLGLAKMYNTNTDESYFLKFFFGLPFLDSDNVIDCFTDDFLAILPAKDDRVVQFTDYVFENYISPDAMFPPNIWAQFSASCNRTTNGCESFHSHLNSSFYSSHHNIYNFIDVLVEIQSETYIKCRSNGIKTKKICEKEAFIRQQMTKLAQKEIEQIRRIMNDNYPLSENEILLLEDDNMIIIILRRYLSTSLRNDTNRPPPNSEAARI comes from the exons ATGGAGTTCGTAAATAGTGAAAAATCAAAACCAATTATTCTCTACGAAGGCTACAAATTTCGTTTCAACAAAACACTAAAACACGATATACAGAGGTGGCTTTGCAGTGTCAAAAGTTGTAAgtgctttttaaaattatctcctttaaataaaatagttgacAGTAATACTAATCATAACCACAATAAAAACGACGAAAAAGTCCTGAATAGgcaaatattaagtaattctCTGAAAAGAAAAGCCATAGAAGACATTTCTTGCAAACCTTCAAAATTAATTCGTTTAGAATTGAAGAAAGGCGATATATCGACTTTGACAAcgaatgatttatcattaattagaCACAATGTTCATCGTGCCCGTTCATTTGTACACCCCCCTCTGCCAAAATGCATTAAAGAATTACATGCTGCTTTAGAGTCTATGAATATCAAAACTAATATAGGTGAGCCATTTTTGTTTATCAACGACAAAGAAAATCGTATAATTGGTTTTTCTACTATACAAAACATAAAAGTGCTGTGcgatgtaaataaattttacgtAGATGGAACTTTCAAAAGCTGCCCTAAACACTTTTATCAACTTTTTACCATCCATGGCCTaaaaaatgatgtatatttacCTCTAGTGTTTTTTTTACTACCCGACAAGTGTAATACCACGTACAAGTGTGCATTTCAACATTTAATTTGCCATTCCATGTCCATTGGTCTAACGTGCTCTCCTACTGAAGTTGTTATAGATTTTGAACAAGCTATCCACAGTGCTGTAGCGGAAGTCTTCCCTAATGCTAAAATAAGTGGATGTCGATTTCACCTAGGGCAAAGTTGGTGGAGGAAAATTCAAAGTTTAGGACTCGCGAAAATGTATAACACAAATACAGatgaaagttattttttaaaatttttttttggtttgccaTTTTTGGACTCTGACAACGTCATTGATTGTTTCACGGATGACTTTTTAGCAATACTGCCCGCTAAAGATGATCGGGTTGTACAATTTACCGACTATGTTTTCGAAAACTATATATCCCCGGATGCTATGTTTCCCCCAAATATTTGGGCACAGTTCTCTGCTAGCTGTAACCGTACCACTAACGGCTGTGAAAGTTTTCATTCACACCTAAATTCATCGTTCTACTCTAGTCATCATaacatctataattttattgatgtgTTAGTAGAAATTCAATCAGAAACGTATATCAAATGTAGAAGCAATGGAATAAAAACGAAGAAAATATGTGAAAAAGAAGCATTTATAAGACAACAGATGACAAAGCTAGCACAAAAAGAAATAGAGCA AATACGAAGAATAATGAACGATAATTACCCGTTGAGCGAAAATGAGATTCTGTTGTTGGAAGATGACAATATGATAATC ATAATTTTAAGAAGATATTTATCAACTTCTTTGCGCAACGACACTAATCGTCCACCACCTAATTCGGAAGCTGCtagaatataa